One genomic window of Conger conger chromosome 7, fConCon1.1, whole genome shotgun sequence includes the following:
- the LOC133132500 gene encoding odorant receptor 131-2-like, producing the protein MEKTNVSYEDFISVQGQAVHVKPDPVSPARVVVVMCFSLFFIYVNSVMFFTVRSKQTFSESSRYILFSNILIGDSFHLLGLAVLYLFSVGNLHLISALCNLFIMIPSVTFSISPLNLAVMSMERYVAICFPFQHTEFVTKKRAYLSIAVVWLLSSINFIIDILYKIVVDSNSLTTHITCRRRMLYIAKWQVKLSQMFNGLYFAIISLILVYTYIGIIVAARSVSTDKKSATKAHRTVLLHLIQLGLCLLSFLFSTLNRMIELLQADRALFLHLQFLNFFSLIILPRCLSPLIYGLRDSAFRPLFLGYFKCNLSTVNPVVITDKKRCISMK; encoded by the coding sequence ATGGAGAAGACCAATGTATCCTATGAAGATTTTATAAGTGTACAGGGGCAAGCTGTTCATGTAAAACCGGATCCTGTATCTCCAGCAAGAGTTGTTGTGGTGAtgtgtttttcccttttcttcatCTATGTGAACAGTGTCATGTTCTTTACTGTGAGGAGCAAGCAGACCTTCAGCGAGTCTTCGCGCTACATACTCTTTTCTAACATTCTCATCGGTGATTCTTTCCATCTGCTGGGCTTGGCAgtgctgtatttgttttctgtggGAAATCTACACCTGATCAGTGCACTCTGCAACCTATTCATAATGATACCTTCTGTCACATTTTCAATCTCCCCCCTCAACCTGGCAGTTATGTCAATGGAACGTTATGTGGCCATTTGCTTTCCTTTTCAGCACACAGAGTTTGTCACCAAAAAAAGGGCATATTTATCCATAGCTGTAGTCTGGTTGCTTAGTTCGATCAACTTCATTATTGACATATTGTACAAAATTGTGGTGGATTCAAATTCTCTGACGACACACATAACTTGCAGACGAAGGATGCTGTACATTGCTAAATGGCAGGTAAAATTGTCCCAAATGTTTAATGGTCTTTACTTTGCAATTATATCTCTAATTCTTGTCTATACCTACATTGGTATTATAGTAGCAGCTAGATCTGTTTCCACAGACAAGAAGTCAGCCACAAAGGCTCATAGAACTGTGCTGCTCCATCTGATTCAGCTGGGACTGTGTctcttgtcttttttgtttagCACCTTAAACAGAATGATAGAGCTGCTTCAGGCTGACCGTGCATTGTTCTTGCACCTGCAATTCCTCAATTTTTTCTCCCTCATCATTCTTCCCCGATGTTTGAGTCCCCTTATTTATGGCCTGAGAGACAGTGCCTTCCGGCCGCTGTTCCTGGGATACTTCAAGTGCAACCTAAGCACAGTCAACCCTGTTGTCATAACTGACAAAAAAAGATGTAtttcaatgaaataa
- the LOC133132501 gene encoding odorant receptor 131-2-like produces the protein MEKTNVSYEDFISVQGQAVHVKPDHVSPARVVVVMCFSLFFIYVNSVMFFTVRSKQTFSESSRYILFSNILIGDSFHLLGLAVLYLFSVGNLHLISALCNLFLMIPSVTFSISPLNLAVMSMERYVAICFPFQHTEFVTKKRAYLSIAVVWLLSSINFIIDILYKIVVDSNSLTTHITCRRRMLYIAKWQVKLSQMFNGLYFAIISLILVYTYIGIIVAARSVSTDKKSATKAHRTVLLHLIQLGLCLLSFLFSTLNRMIELLQADRALFLHLQFLNFFSLIILPRCLSPLIYGLRDSAFRPLFLGYFKCNLSTVNPVVITDKKRCISMK, from the coding sequence ATGGAGAAGACCAATGTATCCTATGAAGATTTTATAAGTGTACAGGGGCAAGCTGTTCATGTAAAACCGGATCATGTATCTCCAGCAAGAGTTGTTGTGGTGAtgtgtttttcccttttcttcatCTATGTGAACAGTGTCATGTTCTTTACTGTGAGGAGCAAGCAGACCTTCAGCGAGTCTTCGCGCTACATACTCTTTTCTAACATTCTCATCGGTGATTCTTTCCATCTGCTGGGCTTGGCAgtgctgtatttgttttctgtggGAAATCTACACCTGATCAGTGCACTCTGCAACCTATTCTTAATGATACCTTCTGTCACATTTTCAATCTCCCCCCTCAACCTGGCAGTTATGTCAATGGAACGTTATGTGGCCATTTGCTTTCCTTTTCAGCACACAGAGTTTGTCACCAAAAAAAGGGCATATTTATCCATAGCTGTAGTCTGGTTGCTTAGTTCGATCAACTTCATTATTGACATATTGTACAAAATTGTGGTGGATTCAAATTCTCTGACGACACACATAACTTGCAGACGAAGGATGCTGTACATTGCTAAATGGCAGGTAAAATTGTCCCAAATGTTTAATGGTCTTTACTTTGCAATTATATCTCTAATTCTTGTCTATACCTACATTGGTATTATAGTAGCAGCTAGATCTGTTTCCACAGACAAGAAGTCAGCCACAAAGGCTCATAGAACTGTGCTGCTCCATCTGATTCAGCTGGGACTGTGTctcttgtcttttttgtttagCACCTTAAACAGAATGATAGAGCTGCTTCAGGCTGACCGTGCATTGTTCTTGCACCTGCAATTCCTCAATTTTTTCTCCCTCATCATTCTTCCCCGATGTTTGAGTCCCCTTATTTATGGCCTGAGAGACAGTGCCTTCCGGCCGCTGTTCCTGGGATACTTCAAGTGCAACCTAAGCACAGTCAACCCTGTTGTCATAACTGACAAAAAAAGATGTAtttcaatgaaataa
- the LOC133132421 gene encoding odorant receptor 131-2-like, with amino-acid sequence MSGLMFFILWSKPKFREDSRYILFAHMLINDSVHLMGTIVLYLFALAFLHMSKAICSILVLITAVTYNNTPLNLAVISLERYVAIRFPLRHTEIATRRRTAIAIGLMWFISSINILIEIIYIMALDPHFFTAPIFCIREQMIIEEWQITFYSAASFFFLVFVALTILYIYISITLVAKSASTNKDSANKARKTVLLHMFQLGLCITSLLFAMFDALIAKTATALYVPLQFLNFFCLLVLPRCLSPLIYGLRDSAIRPLFLSYFRCNPTRLK; translated from the coding sequence ATGAGTGGCCTCATGTTCTTCATTCTGTGGAGCAAACCAAAATTCAGGGAGGACTCGCGTTACATCCTCTTTGCCCACATGCTCATCAATGATTCTGTTCATCTAATGGGGACTATAGTGTTGTACTTATTTGCCTTGGCATTCCTCCATATGTCTAAGGCCATCTGCTCCATCCTGGTACTGATTACTGCAGTCACTTATAACAACACCCCACTCAACCTGGCTGTGATTTCACTGGAGCGCTATGTGGCCATTCGCTTCCCTTTGCGTCACACAGAGATCGCCACCCGGAGAAGGACAGCGATCGCTATTGGACTAATGTGGTTCATTAGCTCTATTAACATCCTCATTGAGATAATTTACATTATGGCGCTTGATCCCCACTTTTTCACTGCACCCATATTTTGTATACGGGAGCAGATGATAATTGAGGAATGGCAGATCACCTTCTACAGTgcggcaagttttttttttcttgtgtttgtgGCTCTGACAATCCTTTATATTTACATTAGTATAACATTAGTAGCTAAATCAGCTTCCACAAACAAGGATTCAGCCAATAAGGCTCGCAAAACTGTGCTGCTCCACATGTTTCAGCTGGGACTATGTATCACCTCTTTGCTGTTTGCAATGTTTGATGCCCTGATTGCAAAGACTGCCACTGCCTTGTATGTGCCTCTGCAATTCTTGAACTTTTTTTGCCTCCTTGTTCTTCCCCGATGTCTGAGTCCCCTCATTTATGGCCTGAGAGACAGTGCCATCCGGCCACTTTTCCTCAGTTACTTCAGATGCAACCCCACCAGACTCAAGTAA
- the LOC133132423 gene encoding odorant receptor 131-2-like, whose protein sequence is MSGLMFFILWSKPKFREDSRYILFAHMLINDSVHLMGIIVLLLFALAFLHMSKAVCSIMVLISVITYHNTPLNLAVISLERYVAIRFPLRHTEIATQRRTAIAIGLMWFISSVNILIEIFYSIALDPHFFTAPVFCIREQLLIEEWQLALTSGLNFFFLVVVALTILYIYVSITLVAKSASTNKDSANKARKTVLLHMFQLGLCITSLLFTLFESLIVETATASFMSLQCLNFFCLLVLPRCLSPLIYGLRDSAIRPLFLSYFRCNPTTLK, encoded by the coding sequence ATGAGTGGCCTCATGTTCTTCATTCTGTGGAGCAAACCAAAATTCAGGGAGGACTCGCGTTACATCCTCTTTGCCCACATGCTCATCAATGATTCTGTTCATCTAATGGGCATTatagtgttattattatttgctttgGCATTCCTCCATATGTCTAAGGCCGTCTGCTCTATCATGGTACTGATTAGTGTAATCACTTATCACAACACCCCACTCAACCTGGCAGTGATTTCACTGGAGCGCTATGTGGCCATTCGCTTCCCTTTGCGTCACACAGAGATCGCCACCCAGAGAAGGACAGCGATCGCTATTGGACTAATGTGGTTCATTAGCTCTGTTAACATCCTCATTGAGATATTTTACAGCATTGCACTTGATCCCCACTTTTTCACTGCACCCGTATTTTGTATACGGGAGCAGCTGTTAATTGAGGAATGGCAGCTCGCCTTGACCAGTgggttgaattttttttttcttgtggttGTGGCTCTGACAATCCTCTATATTTACGTTAGTATAACATTAGTAGCTAAATCAGCTTCCACAAACAAGGATTCAGCCAATAAGGCTCGCAAAACTGTGCTGCTCCACATGTTTCAGCTGGGACTATGTATCACCTCTTTGCTGTTTACATTGTTTGAGTCTCTGATTGTCGAGACTGCCACTGCCTCGTTTATGTCTCTGCAATGCTTGAACTTTTTTTGCCTCCTTGTTCTTCCCCGTTGTCTGAGTCCCCTCATTTATGGCCTGAGAGACAGTGCCATCCGGCCACTTTTCCTCAGTTACTTCAGGTGCAACCCCACCACACTCAAGTAA
- the LOC133132424 gene encoding odorant receptor 131-2-like, whose amino-acid sequence MSGIMFFILWSKPKFREDSRYILFAHMLINDSVHLMGIIVLLLFALAFLHMSKAICSILVVITAVTYNNTPLNLALISLERYVAIRFPLRHTEIATQRRTAIAIGLMWFISSVNILIEIFYIMALDPHFFTAPIFCTREQMLIEEWQLTLYSAASFFFLVVVALTILYIYVSITLVAKSASTNKDSANKARKTVLLHMFQLGLCITSLLYSLFESLIAKNGTASFMSLQCLNFFWLLVLPRCLSPLIYGLRDSAIRPLFLSYFRCNPTTLK is encoded by the coding sequence ATGAGTGGCATTATGTTCTTCATTCTGTGGAGCAAACCTAAATTCAGGGAGGACTCGCGTTACATCCTCTTTGCCCACATGCTCATCAATGATTCTGTTCATCTAATGGGCATTatagtgttattattatttgcctTGGCATTCCTGCATATGTCTAAGGCCATCTGCTCTATCCTGGTAGTGATTACTGCAGTCACTTATAACAACACCCCACTCAACCTGGCATTGATTTCACTGGAGCGCTATGTGGCCATTCGCTTCCCTTTGCGTCACACAGAGATCGCCACCCAGAGAAGGACAGCGATCGCTATTGGACTAATGTGGTTCATTAGCTCTGTTAACATCCTCATTGAGATATTTTACATCATGGCGCTCGATCCCCACTTTTTCACGGCACCCATATTTTGTACACGGGAGCAGATGTTAATTGAGGAATGGCAGCTCACCTTGTACAGTGcggcaagtttttttttccttgtggtTGTGGCTCTGACAATCCTCTATATTTACGTTAGTATAACATTAGTAGCTAAATCAGCTTCCACAAACAAGGATTCAGCCAATAAGGCTCGCAAAACTGTGCTGCTCCACATGTTTCAGCTGGGATTATGTATCACCTCTTTGCTGTATTCATTGTTTGAGTCTCTGATTGCCAAGAATGGCACTGCCTCGTTTATGTCTCTGCAATGCTTGAACTTTTTTTGGCTCCTTGTTCTTCCCCGTTGTCTGAGTCCCCTCATTTATGGCCTGAGAGACAGTGCCATCCGGCCACTTTTCCTCAGTTACTTCAGATGCAACCCCACCACACTCAAGTAA